Sequence from the Paracoccus liaowanqingii genome:
GAACAGGATCATCGCGCCGCACATCATCAGGATCATGACGATGAAGGGCAGCACGCCGATGATGATGTCGGTGATCGTGACCTCGGGCGGGGCGATGGCGCGCATGTAGAACAGCGCATATCCGAAGGGCGGCGACAGGAAGCTGGTCTGCAGCACGACCGCCATCAGGACGACGAACCACAGCGGATCGATGCCCATCTCGCCCACCAGCGGCAGGAAGATCGGGAATGACAGCAGCACGATGCCGGTCCAGTCCAGGAACATGCCCAGGATGAACACCACCAGCAGCATCATCGCGATCAGCGTGTAGGGGTCGTCGGCCAGGCCCCGGATCAGGTCCTGGCTGGCGCGCAGGCCGCCGGTGATGTTGAAGACGCCGGTGAAGGCCGTGGCGCCCACCACGATGAAGAGGATCATGGCCGAGGTGCGCCCGGTCTCCAGCAGCGCTGAATAGAAGGTCCGCCACTGGAAGCGGCCGCGCCCGATCACGATCAGCAAGGCCAGCGCCGCGCCGATGGCGCTGGCCTCGGTCGCGGTGGCGATGCCCGCCAGCAGCGATCCCAGGATGCCCAGGATCAGGATCAGCGGCGGCACCGCCTCGATCATCAGCATCTTCCACATGGCGCCGCGGCTGATCTGGTCGGCCTCGGCGATCTTGGGGGCCCAGTCCGGGCGCAGCCAGGCGATGAACACGACATACAGCGCGTACATGACGCCCAGCAGCAGCCCCGGCACCATCGCGCCCGCGAACAGCTGCCCCACCGACAGCCCCGGCGCATAGGAGGCCATCAGGATCAGCATGATCGAGGGCGGGATCAGGATGCCAAGGCACCCCGAGGCCCCGATCAGCCCCGTGGCCAGGCGCTTGTCATAGCCGTATTGCAGCATCGGGCGCAGCGCCATCATGCCCATCACGGTGATCGACGCGCCGATGATCCCGGTCGTCGCCGCCAGCAGGATCGAGATGAAGACCACCGCCAGTCCCAGCCCCCCGGTGACGCGGGCCATCAGGTGGCGCAGCGCCTCGAACATGCGGTCGGTAACGCCGCTGTCGGACAGGAACCGCGCCATCAGCACGAAGAGCGGGATGGCGATCAGTACGTAATTGTCCAGCACGTCGCCGAAGATGCGGTTGATGACGATGCCCAGCACCATCGGCTTGCCCGCGATCAGCGCGCCCAGCACCGCGGTGCCCCCCAGCACGAAGGCCAGCGGATGGCCCATGAACAGGCCCAGAAGCAGCAGGCCCGACATCACGAGCGCGATCGATTCACCCGACATCATGGGGCTCCGGCTTGGGGGATCGGTTCAGGATCAGCTTCAGCGCCTCGCTGACCCCCTGGATCAGCAGCAGGCAGGCGGCCACGAACATGGCCATCTTCAGCGGATAGACGGGCAGCTGCACGGCGCCATAGGTCAGCTCTCCCTGCCGCCACGAGGTCATCGCGAAATCCCAGCTGCGGCTGGCGAAGATCCAGGCGAAGGGAAAGAAGAAAATCGCATAGCCCGCCAGCTCGACCCATCGGCGCAGGCCGGGGCCCATCCGCGCGGTCAGCAGGTCGACGCGGACATGGGCCTGATGGCGCAGGGCATAGCCGCCCAGCATCACGAAATAGAAGCCGTAGAGCTGCTTGGTGACGTCGAAGGCCCACCGGGTCGGCTGGCCCAGGGCATAGCGCATGAAGACGTCATAGATGATGATGCCGGCGAAGAGGATCGCGACGACCGACAGCACCCGGCCCACGAACTCGTTCAGGCCATCGATCAGCTTGATCACCGGCACGGGTGTACTCCTTCCATTGCGGCATGGCGGCGGGCGCCCTGCCCTGTGTCCCGGGACCCGCGACGGGTCCCGGTGGTCTGCGGTGGGATCCTGCGGTCAGGTCCGCAACCCCGCCCCTCGCGGGGGAGGGGTGCGCCTGCACGGGGATCGGCGTCGGGACGGCGATGCCGCGGCCGCGGCTCAGACATGGGCGGCCTCGGTGTCGGGGCGCGGGGCGCGGGCGGCGATCTCCTCGGCGCGCCTGCGCAGCTCGGCCCGGATGATCTTGCCGGTGGTGGTCATCGGCATCTCGTCGATGAAATGCACCGCGCGGGGATATTCATAGGCCGCCAGCAGGTCGCGGACATGGGCCGA
This genomic interval carries:
- a CDS encoding TRAP transporter large permease; its protein translation is MSGESIALVMSGLLLLGLFMGHPLAFVLGGTAVLGALIAGKPMVLGIVINRIFGDVLDNYVLIAIPLFVLMARFLSDSGVTDRMFEALRHLMARVTGGLGLAVVFISILLAATTGIIGASITVMGMMALRPMLQYGYDKRLATGLIGASGCLGILIPPSIMLILMASYAPGLSVGQLFAGAMVPGLLLGVMYALYVVFIAWLRPDWAPKIAEADQISRGAMWKMLMIEAVPPLILILGILGSLLAGIATATEASAIGAALALLIVIGRGRFQWRTFYSALLETGRTSAMILFIVVGATAFTGVFNITGGLRASQDLIRGLADDPYTLIAMMLLVVFILGMFLDWTGIVLLSFPIFLPLVGEMGIDPLWFVVLMAVVLQTSFLSPPFGYALFYMRAIAPPEVTITDIIIGVLPFIVMILMMCGAMILFPALVTWLPLALYG
- a CDS encoding TRAP transporter small permease subunit; protein product: MPVIKLIDGLNEFVGRVLSVVAILFAGIIIYDVFMRYALGQPTRWAFDVTKQLYGFYFVMLGGYALRHQAHVRVDLLTARMGPGLRRWVELAGYAIFFFPFAWIFASRSWDFAMTSWRQGELTYGAVQLPVYPLKMAMFVAACLLLIQGVSEALKLILNRSPKPEPHDVG